The following are encoded together in the Hoplias malabaricus isolate fHopMal1 chromosome 3, fHopMal1.hap1, whole genome shotgun sequence genome:
- the kdelr2b gene encoding ER lumen protein-retaining receptor 2b, protein MNIFRLTGDLSHLAAIIILLLKIWKSRSCAGISGKSQILFGLVFTTRYLDLLTSFISLYNTTMKIIYIGCSYATVYLIYAKFKATYDGNHDTFRVEFLVVPVGGLAFLVNHDFSPLEILWTFSIYLESVAILPQLFMISKTGEAETITTHYLFFLGLYRALYLINWIWRFYFEGFFDMIAIVAGIVQTILYCDFFYLYVTKVLKGKKLSLPA, encoded by the exons ATGAACATCTTCAGACTCACCGGGGACCTCTCTCATTTAGCGGCTATCATTATACTGCTGCTCAAAATATGGAAAAGCAGGTCCTGTGCCG GTATATCTGGCAAAAGTCAGATTCTATTTGGCTTGGTTTTCACGACACGCTACTTGGACCTTCTCACATCGTTTATATCTCTGTACAACACCACCATGAAG ATTATCTACATTGGGTGTTCATATGCCACAGTGTACTTAATCTATGCCAAGTTCAAAGCCACCTATGATGGCAACCATGACACATTCAGGGTGGAGTTCCTGGTTGTCCCTGTGGGTGGCCTTGCTTTCCTCGTCAACCACGACTTTTCGCCTCTCGAG ATCTTATGGACCTTCTCCATCTATTTGGAGTCAGTGGCTATTCTTCCTCAGCTCTTTATGATCAGTAAAACTGGGGAAGCTGAGACCATCACCACACACTACCTGTTCTTTCTGGGTCTCTACCGTGCCCTCTATCTCATCAACTGGATCTGGCGCTTCTACTTTGAAGGATTCTTTGATATGATTGCCATTGTGGCAGGCATTGTTCAGACAATTCTATATTGCGATTTCTTCTACCTTTATGTAACAAAAG TACTGAAAGGAAAGAAGCTCAGTTTGCCAGCCTAA